The window CCACCGCCGTCAGCACCGCATCACCGGCAGCATGGCCGAAGTTATCGTTGATACCCTTGAACCGGTCACTGTCCAGATAGAGCACGGCGACCTGCTCGTCGAGTTTGTTGGCATTGCGCAGTGCACGGATCAGCCGGCCTTCGAAAAATGCCCGATTCGGCAATCCGGTCAGGCTGTCGTGACTGGCCTGGTGAGCCAGGGTTTCGTTCTCGCTTTGCAGGTGGGTTTGCCAGGACTCCAGCTCATCAAGCAGCGCGTTGAAGTCATTGCCCAGGTTATCCAGTTCGGCGATAGCGGCCGGCGGTACGCGTCGGTCGAGGGCGCGTTCGCTGCGCGCGGCATGGGCCACCTCGGCGAGGCTGCGCAGCGGCCCGGTGATTGCGCGTAACTGGCGCCGCGCCAGATACAACGCCACCCAGGCGCTCACCGCCGTGCACAGGACAATTCCCGCCAGGCCGCTAAGCAAAAACCGCAAAAGGCTGCCGCCATGTCCCGACAGTAGAACTGCGCCTATATTCTGTCCCTGATGGATGATTGGCAGGCTGATGGGCTTTTCCAGGAAGGTTTTGGCGATGTGCCTTTCCAATTCCGACAACAAGCCGGTTTCCGGTCGCTGCCAGCGAGCCAGCAGACGCCCATGCTCGTTGAACACCTCGGCATCGGCGACCTCTTCGGTGGAGGCAATCACAGCCAGCGCCTCGGTCGCCGCCACTGAGTCATCGAACACCACGGCCGCTTCAACGGTATAGCTGATCGAGCGGGCGATCAGGTGCAGGTTGTGATCGGCATAGACTCGCAGCGCCAGTACACCAAGCAACGTCAGGGAGACACTGGCCATGGTGATCGCCACCAACGCGACAATCAGGTGACCGCGACCAATGACCGAGCCCAGTGTGGGACGGATCCGTGCCGTGGGCAGATTCATGGGGCTGCTGGCCTGCGACGTGAAAGCTGTAAAACGCTGGGGTGAATGCGCACGCCACTGCGCGCCACCGAATCCAGGTTGACCTCGAACGAGACCTGTTCGTCAGCGACCCGCAGACAGAACAGGCTACCGACGGTGCACTGATCGCCGCCTTCACTGATGCTCAACACAGGTTTACCGATCAAGGACGCGAACAGCCGGGTGCGCTCGTCATGGGTCAATCTGCCGATGTAGATCGCGTTGCAATCAGTGGCAATACTGGGGTGGTCGGCCAGCACCCGCTGCACAGTCACAGGCCGGCCAGTGGCCTGAGTCGTACCCTTGACCAAATCGTCTGTGTATTGAGTCGGCCCGACAATGCACAGCTGCAATTGCGCTGGTTCCACGGGCCAGCGGGCGTAGCTGAGAATTCCCAACACAACCTGGGTGACGGATTCGGCCCGCTGTTCAGCCCGGGTCGTGGTGGCCTGATCCTGGGCGACAACCACAGGCGCCAGTAAGCACAGCAGGCCGGCAAGCAAATATTGCCTCCAGCCCTTGCGGCGCACTGTCTCCTGAACAGCCACACTCATGGAAAGTCTCTTGGTCGATGCAATAAGTGCCGGAAAGATAGCACAGTGCCAAAAAGCCAGCGAGGCAGCGCCCTACGACGCTTACGACACAAGCGTGCAGAAGCACTGAATCGCGAAAGTCGATCGCTCAGACAGCTCCTTCCAGCGCCAGCATCAACCCGCTCAAGCGCTTGACCTTGCGCTGAACCGCCTCTTCAAAGACGCCCGCTCGCGGCTCAATCAGACTGAACCAGTGCTTGCCCCGAGTAATGGCGGTGTACACCAATTCTTTCGTCAGCACCGGGTTCAGCGCATCAGGAAGAATCAAAGCCGTATGGGCGAACTCCGAACCTTGGGATTTGTGCACCGTCATGGCAAAGACAGTTTCTACATCGTTCAGGCGGCTGGGCAGGACGAAACGCACACCGCGCTGGCCATCGTTACGAGGGAACGCCACCCGCAGAACCTGCTTGCCGGCGTCTGGCCCCTCACGCTCGGGCAGCTTGAGCGCGATACCGATATCGCCATTCATCAGGCCCAACCCGTAGTCGTTGCGGGTCATCAGAACCGGGCGCCCTTCGTACCATTGATGATCGCTGTCGATAAGCTGGGCCTTGAGCAGTGCGGCGGTGATGCGCTGGTTCAACCCCGCGACGCCCCACGGGCCTTTGCGTACGGCACAAAGCAGCTGGAACTCGTCGAAAGCCGACAGCACTTCCCGAGCCCAATCGGTCCAGCAGCTGTCCTCAAGCGGTCGGGAAATGGCCGGGCGGCGCTGACGCAACAGGCTCAAGTAATGCCGATAACCCTTCGGCCCTTCTGCCTTGCCGTCGAGTAACAAGCGCTCCAGCGCCCCATCGTGTTCGCCCCTCAGCGCCAGGGAAAACAGGTCGGTGAATTCGCCTTCGAGCAGCAGTTGACGGGCCTGTTCCGGTTGTTGCTGGTTGACCCGACGCGCCAGTTGACCGATCCCACTGCCCTCACCGAAGCGCCGCGAATGCCTGAGCATGACCACTTGCTGGGCCAAGGCATGAGTGCCATCGAGGTCTTGCCGCAGATCACTGGCCGCCAGGTTTTCACCGCTGACCGACT is drawn from Pseudomonas rhizophila and contains these coding sequences:
- a CDS encoding diguanylate cyclase domain-containing protein; translated protein: MNLPTARIRPTLGSVIGRGHLIVALVAITMASVSLTLLGVLALRVYADHNLHLIARSISYTVEAAVVFDDSVAATEALAVIASTEEVADAEVFNEHGRLLARWQRPETGLLSELERHIAKTFLEKPISLPIIHQGQNIGAVLLSGHGGSLLRFLLSGLAGIVLCTAVSAWVALYLARRQLRAITGPLRSLAEVAHAARSERALDRRVPPAAIAELDNLGNDFNALLDELESWQTHLQSENETLAHQASHDSLTGLPNRAFFEGRLIRALRNANKLDEQVAVLYLDSDRFKGINDNFGHAAGDAVLTAVATRVRAQLREGDLVARLGGDEFAVLLAPLHRTEDAERIAEKIIASMEMPIQLPGNASVLTSLSVGIAVYPDHGATPGALLNAADAAMYQAKRLARGGQHTAGSEHPVADLQARS
- a CDS encoding YfiR family protein gives rise to the protein MSVAVQETVRRKGWRQYLLAGLLCLLAPVVVAQDQATTTRAEQRAESVTQVVLGILSYARWPVEPAQLQLCIVGPTQYTDDLVKGTTQATGRPVTVQRVLADHPSIATDCNAIYIGRLTHDERTRLFASLIGKPVLSISEGGDQCTVGSLFCLRVADEQVSFEVNLDSVARSGVRIHPSVLQLSRRRPAAP